A genome region from Bradyrhizobium commune includes the following:
- a CDS encoding DASS family sodium-coupled anion symporter, producing MTRRWKLIAPLVVWLAIYLLPVPAGLNVNQWHYFAVFAAVITGLILESMPVGAVGLIGLTVAGVGGYIDPDPGKSLRWMLAGFAESTVWLIVGAFVFSIGYRKSQLGRRIALVLVRRLGRNTLGLGYAVAMSDFLLAPATPSNTARSGGIVYPIISNIPRIYGSEPGPTAGKIGTYVMWTAFAATAITSSLFFTALAPNAAALVIAKKTVGVDVSWGQWFIGFAPLGLLLMIVVPLLSYAICRPEVKHSPEISEWAAKELSEMGPMSRNEWIMLVLILLAMFLWIAGSSPDIHVPLLGANFVNATTVVFIVISLMLVTGVIEFADIVGEKSAWEVFFYFTSLLTLASGLNEIGFIKWLANEFAQPLSGLTPSTAMILLVALFFWIHYFFSSITSHAAAVLPVVLAVGSGIPDLPVTTLAMLCMYSLGLMGVISPYATGPAPMYYGSGYIGKGQFWGFGLIFGLLYFAGLLVIVMPWLQMVR from the coding sequence ATGACGCGCCGCTGGAAGCTGATCGCGCCGCTCGTGGTGTGGCTCGCGATCTACCTGTTGCCGGTGCCGGCGGGGCTCAACGTCAACCAGTGGCATTATTTTGCAGTGTTCGCCGCCGTCATTACCGGGCTCATCCTGGAGTCGATGCCGGTCGGCGCGGTCGGTCTGATCGGGCTCACGGTCGCCGGCGTCGGCGGCTATATCGACCCAGATCCCGGCAAGTCGCTGCGCTGGATGCTGGCGGGCTTTGCCGAGAGCACGGTCTGGCTGATCGTCGGCGCCTTCGTATTCTCGATCGGCTATCGCAAGAGCCAGCTTGGCCGGCGCATTGCGCTGGTGCTGGTGCGGCGGCTCGGCCGCAACACGCTCGGCCTCGGCTATGCGGTGGCGATGTCGGACTTTTTGCTCGCGCCGGCGACGCCCTCCAACACCGCGCGCAGCGGCGGCATCGTCTATCCCATCATCAGCAACATTCCGCGCATCTATGGCTCCGAGCCCGGACCGACCGCCGGCAAGATCGGCACCTATGTGATGTGGACGGCCTTTGCGGCGACTGCGATCACCAGCTCGTTGTTCTTCACCGCACTGGCGCCGAACGCGGCGGCGCTCGTGATCGCCAAGAAGACGGTCGGGGTCGATGTGAGCTGGGGCCAATGGTTCATCGGCTTCGCGCCGCTCGGCCTCCTCCTGATGATCGTCGTGCCGCTGCTCAGCTATGCGATCTGCCGGCCGGAGGTGAAGCACAGCCCGGAGATCTCCGAATGGGCGGCGAAGGAGCTCAGCGAGATGGGCCCGATGTCGCGCAACGAGTGGATCATGCTGGTCCTGATCCTGCTTGCGATGTTTTTGTGGATCGCGGGCTCGAGCCCGGACATCCACGTGCCGCTGCTCGGTGCGAACTTCGTCAATGCCACCACCGTCGTGTTCATCGTGATCTCGCTGATGCTGGTCACGGGCGTGATCGAATTCGCCGACATCGTCGGCGAGAAGAGCGCCTGGGAGGTGTTTTTCTATTTCACCTCGCTGCTGACGCTGGCCTCGGGGCTGAACGAGATCGGCTTCATCAAATGGCTTGCCAACGAATTCGCACAACCGCTCTCAGGGCTGACGCCGTCGACCGCGATGATCCTGCTGGTCGCGCTGTTCTTCTGGATCCATTATTTCTTCTCGAGCATCACTTCGCATGCGGCGGCCGTGCTGCCGGTCGTGCTCGCAGTTGGCTCCGGCATTCCCGATCTGCCCGTGACCACGCTGGCGATGCTCTGCATGTATTCGCTCGGCCTGATGGGCGTGATCTCGCCCTACGCAACGGGGCCTGCGCCGATGTATTACGGCAGCGGCTATATCGGGAAAGGCCAGTTCTGGGGCTTTGGCCTGATCTTCGGGCTGCTCTATTTCGCAGGCCTGCTCGTGATCGTAATGCCGTGGTTGCAGATGGTCCGGTGA
- the nthA gene encoding nitrile hydratase subunit alpha, translating into MSDHHHHHDHDHSELSETELRVRALETILTEKGYVEPAALDAIIQAYETKIGPHNGARVVAKAWTDPAFKQALLEDGSKAIGTLGHVSRVGDHLVVVENTPDRHNMVVCTLCSCYPWEMLGLPPVWYKASPYRSRAVKDPRGVLADFDVTLPKDIEIRVWDSTAETRFLVLPMRPAGTEGWSEEQLADLVTRDSMIGTGFPKTPGAPS; encoded by the coding sequence ATGAGCGACCATCATCATCACCACGATCACGATCATTCGGAGTTGTCCGAGACCGAGCTGCGCGTGCGCGCGCTCGAGACGATCCTGACCGAAAAGGGCTATGTCGAGCCGGCCGCGCTCGATGCCATCATCCAGGCCTACGAGACCAAGATCGGCCCGCATAACGGCGCGCGCGTCGTCGCCAAGGCCTGGACCGACCCGGCCTTCAAACAGGCGCTGCTGGAGGATGGCAGCAAGGCGATCGGCACGCTCGGCCATGTCAGCCGCGTCGGCGACCACCTCGTCGTGGTCGAGAACACGCCAGACCGGCACAACATGGTCGTGTGCACGCTGTGCTCCTGCTACCCCTGGGAAATGCTCGGGCTGCCGCCGGTCTGGTACAAGGCCTCGCCCTACCGCTCGCGCGCGGTCAAGGATCCGCGCGGCGTGCTCGCCGATTTTGACGTGACGCTGCCAAAGGACATCGAAATCCGGGTGTGGGATTCGACCGCCGAGACGCGCTTCCTGGTGCTGCCGATGCGGCCCGCGGGCACGGAGGGCTGGAGCGAGGAGCAGCTCGCCGATCTCGTCACGCGCGACTCCATGATCGGCACCGGATTTCCCAAGACGCCCGGAGCGCCATCGTGA
- the nthB gene encoding nitrile hydratase subunit beta has translation MNGVHDMGGMDGFGKVEPEPNEPMFHADWESRVLAMVRAMGAAGAFNIDTSRFYRETLPPHVYLSSSYYKKWFLGLEEMLIEKGYLSREEVAAGHAMQAPKALKHGKFDLTQVERIMVRGKFARPAAAPAKFNIGDRVRAKNIHPTTHTRLPRYVRGHVGVVELNHGCHVFPDSAAMELGENPQWLYTVVFAGRDLWGADGDPTLKVSIDAFEPYLDPA, from the coding sequence GTGAACGGCGTGCACGACATGGGCGGCATGGACGGGTTCGGCAAGGTCGAGCCCGAGCCGAACGAGCCGATGTTTCATGCCGATTGGGAGTCGCGCGTTCTCGCCATGGTACGCGCGATGGGTGCGGCCGGTGCCTTCAACATCGACACCTCGCGATTCTATCGCGAGACGCTGCCGCCGCACGTGTATCTCTCGAGCTCCTACTACAAGAAATGGTTCCTCGGCCTCGAGGAGATGCTGATCGAGAAGGGCTACCTCAGTCGCGAGGAAGTCGCTGCCGGCCACGCGATGCAAGCCCCAAAGGCGCTCAAGCACGGCAAGTTCGACCTCACACAGGTCGAGCGCATCATGGTGCGCGGCAAGTTCGCCCGCCCTGCTGCCGCGCCGGCCAAATTCAACATCGGCGATCGCGTGCGCGCGAAGAACATCCATCCGACCACGCATACGCGGCTGCCGCGCTATGTGCGCGGCCATGTCGGCGTGGTCGAGCTGAATCATGGCTGCCACGTGTTTCCGGATTCGGCGGCGATGGAGCTCGGCGAAAACCCGCAATGGCTCTACACGGTCGTGTTCGCAGGCCGCGATCTCTGGGGCGCGGACGGTGACCCGACCCTGAAGGTGTCGATCGACGCATTCGAGCCCTATCTGGACCCGGCGTAA
- a CDS encoding nitrile hydratase accessory protein encodes MSSSAAAAATAAIPSIPRDDDGPVFRAPWEAHAFAMALTLHERGVFTWPEWAAALASEIKRAQAAGDPDTGETYYLHWLATLEGLVASKGVASTETLHRYRDAWDHAADRTPHGKPIELRPEDFG; translated from the coding sequence ATGAGCAGCAGTGCCGCTGCGGCCGCAACGGCGGCGATCCCGAGCATTCCCCGCGATGACGACGGCCCGGTGTTCCGCGCGCCTTGGGAGGCGCATGCGTTTGCGATGGCGCTGACGCTGCACGAGCGCGGCGTGTTCACCTGGCCTGAGTGGGCCGCAGCCCTGGCCTCCGAAATCAAGCGCGCGCAGGCCGCCGGCGATCCCGATACGGGCGAGACCTACTATCTGCACTGGCTCGCCACACTGGAAGGGCTCGTTGCGAGCAAAGGCGTCGCGTCGACGGAAACCTTGCACCGCTACCGCGACGCCTGGGACCACGCGGCGGATCGTACGCCGCATGGCAAGCCCATTGAATTGCGGCCGGAGGATTTTGGCTAG
- the queC gene encoding 7-cyano-7-deazaguanine synthase QueC has translation MSDAFSSQTALVLFSGGQDSTTCLAWALSRFARVETLGFDYGQRHAVELACRDRLVDGIKALRADWAARLGESHTLSIPTLAAISDTALTRDVAIAMGADGLPNTFVPGRNLVFLTFAAALAYRRGIAHIVGGMCETDYSGYPDCRDDTIRAMQAALSLGMARKFELHTPLMWIDKAATWKLAYELGGDGLVDLIREQSHTCYLGERGAQHDWGYGCGECPACSLRAKGWREFVAGR, from the coding sequence ATGAGTGACGCATTTTCATCACAAACCGCGCTGGTGCTGTTTTCCGGCGGCCAGGATTCCACCACCTGCCTCGCCTGGGCGCTCAGCCGCTTTGCGCGGGTGGAGACGCTGGGGTTCGATTACGGCCAGCGCCATGCCGTCGAGTTGGCCTGCCGCGACCGGCTGGTCGACGGCATCAAGGCCCTGCGCGCGGATTGGGCCGCCAGGCTCGGTGAGAGCCACACTCTGTCGATCCCGACGCTGGCTGCGATCTCGGACACCGCGCTGACGCGCGACGTCGCGATTGCGATGGGCGCCGACGGTTTGCCCAACACCTTTGTGCCCGGCCGCAATCTGGTGTTCTTGACCTTTGCCGCGGCGCTGGCCTACCGGCGCGGCATCGCCCACATCGTCGGCGGCATGTGCGAGACGGACTATTCCGGCTATCCCGATTGCCGCGACGACACCATCCGCGCCATGCAGGCCGCGCTCTCGCTGGGCATGGCCCGCAAGTTCGAGCTGCATACGCCGTTGATGTGGATCGACAAGGCCGCCACGTGGAAGCTTGCGTATGAGCTCGGCGGCGACGGGCTCGTCGACCTCATCCGCGAGCAGTCGCACACCTGCTATCTCGGCGAACGCGGCGCGCAGCACGATTGGGGCTATGGCTGCGGCGAGTGTCCGGCGTGCAGCCTGCGCGCGAAGGGGTGGCGGGAGTTTGTGGCGGGGAGGTAG
- the mazG gene encoding nucleoside triphosphate pyrophosphohydrolase, with product MTPSRDISRLIEIMAALRTPVTGCPWDLEQNFTTIAPYTIEEAYEVVDAIDRGDLDDLREELGDLLLQVVFHAQMASEQKAFAFGDVVEAITRKMIRRHPHVFADKEGNLASSHVKEVWDRIKAEEKAERAARRPPEATPTHRSLLSGIKAGQPALTRAMELQRKASTVGFDWNDPRAVLQKIREEADEIEAALDRNDKQEIAEETGDLMFALVNLARHVDADPEAALRATNAKFERRFAFIERALEAQGRSLEQASLAEMDALWNEAKQKAPHR from the coding sequence ATGACCCCTTCCCGCGACATTTCCCGCCTGATCGAGATCATGGCGGCGCTGCGCACGCCGGTGACCGGCTGCCCCTGGGACCTCGAGCAGAATTTCACGACGATCGCGCCTTACACGATCGAGGAGGCCTATGAGGTGGTGGATGCCATCGACCGCGGCGATCTCGATGATCTCCGCGAGGAGCTCGGCGACCTCTTGTTGCAGGTGGTGTTCCACGCCCAGATGGCTTCCGAGCAGAAGGCCTTTGCATTCGGCGACGTCGTCGAGGCCATCACGCGAAAAATGATCCGGCGCCATCCCCATGTCTTCGCCGACAAGGAGGGCAATCTCGCCTCCTCCCACGTCAAGGAAGTCTGGGACCGCATCAAGGCCGAGGAGAAGGCCGAGCGCGCCGCGCGCCGGCCGCCGGAAGCAACGCCGACGCACAGATCGCTGCTGTCTGGCATAAAGGCCGGTCAGCCCGCGCTGACCCGCGCCATGGAGCTCCAGCGCAAGGCCTCAACGGTCGGCTTCGACTGGAACGATCCGCGCGCGGTGCTGCAAAAGATCCGCGAGGAAGCCGATGAGATCGAAGCGGCACTGGATCGCAACGACAAGCAAGAGATCGCGGAGGAAACCGGCGATCTGATGTTTGCTCTGGTCAACCTTGCCCGTCACGTCGATGCCGATCCGGAAGCCGCGCTGCGCGCGACCAACGCAAAATTCGAACGGCGCTTTGCCTTCATCGAGCGTGCGCTGGAGGCGCAGGGACGGTCGCTGGAGCAGGCGTCACTGGCGGAGATGGATGCGTTGTGGAACGAGGCGAAGCAGAAAGCGCCGCATCGCTAA
- a CDS encoding GDCCVxC domain-containing (seleno)protein, protein MELVSILTCPECGHQSAEAMPTDACQYFYDCNGCGTRLRPKTGDCCVFCSYGTVPCPPKQGEGSCCA, encoded by the coding sequence ATGGAATTGGTGTCAATTCTCACGTGCCCGGAATGCGGCCATCAGTCGGCCGAAGCCATGCCGACAGACGCCTGCCAATATTTCTACGATTGCAACGGCTGCGGCACGCGCCTGCGGCCGAAGACTGGCGATTGCTGCGTGTTCTGTTCCTATGGGACAGTGCCGTGCCCGCCGAAGCAGGGCGAGGGTTCGTGCTGCGCTTAG
- the hflX gene encoding GTPase HflX, which produces MEPRNFDGDADRPRSAGAQQTGRVLVIGPYLRMRAGGADAQSENHVLPNHVQRDAEARIEEAAGLARAIDLVIADAIIAPISQIRPATYIGKGKVEEIAGLIKSLDAELVVMDCALSPIQQRNLEKEWNAKVLDRTGLILEIFGRRAKTKEGSLQVELAHLNYQRSRLVRSWTHLERQRGGFGFMGGPGETQIEADRRLIQERISKLESELKKVQATRRLHRAGRQRVPYRVVALVGYTNAGKSTLFNRLTRADVQAADMLFATLDPTLRALSLPHGGKAMLSDTVGFISNLPTQLVAAFRATLEEVLEADVILHVRDISHEDAEAQQSDVDAVLRQLGINPDDSGRIIEVWNKIDRYDSEQREELLNIAARRPEDHPAMLVSAVSGEGIDALLAAIEERLAAKRTTLDLSIDAADGAGISWLHRNAEVLAKELHEGRFDMTVRVDETKRDIVVNRFDAVPRVA; this is translated from the coding sequence TTGGAACCCCGGAATTTCGACGGGGATGCCGACCGTCCGCGGTCGGCTGGGGCTCAGCAAACGGGGCGGGTGCTTGTCATCGGCCCCTATTTGCGAATGCGCGCAGGCGGTGCCGACGCGCAATCGGAGAACCATGTCCTTCCTAATCATGTCCAGCGCGACGCCGAGGCCCGGATCGAGGAAGCCGCGGGGCTTGCGCGCGCCATCGATCTCGTCATTGCCGATGCCATCATCGCGCCGATCAGCCAGATCCGGCCGGCGACCTATATCGGCAAGGGCAAGGTCGAGGAGATCGCCGGGCTGATCAAGAGCCTGGACGCCGAGCTCGTGGTGATGGATTGCGCGCTGTCGCCGATCCAGCAGCGCAACCTCGAGAAGGAATGGAACGCCAAGGTGCTCGACCGCACCGGGCTCATCCTGGAGATCTTCGGCCGCCGCGCCAAGACCAAGGAAGGCTCGCTCCAGGTCGAGCTCGCCCATCTCAACTACCAGCGCTCGCGCCTGGTGCGCTCATGGACCCATCTCGAACGCCAGCGCGGCGGCTTTGGATTCATGGGCGGTCCCGGCGAAACGCAGATCGAAGCCGATCGCCGCCTGATCCAGGAGCGCATCTCCAAGCTCGAGAGCGAACTGAAAAAGGTGCAGGCGACGCGACGGCTGCATCGCGCCGGCCGCCAGCGCGTGCCGTATCGCGTCGTCGCGCTGGTCGGCTACACCAACGCCGGCAAGTCGACGCTGTTCAACCGCCTGACCCGCGCCGACGTGCAGGCCGCCGACATGCTGTTCGCAACGCTCGATCCGACGCTGCGCGCGCTCAGCCTGCCGCATGGCGGCAAGGCGATGCTGTCGGACACGGTCGGCTTCATCTCCAACCTGCCGACACAGCTCGTCGCCGCCTTCCGCGCTACGCTGGAAGAGGTGCTGGAGGCCGACGTCATCCTCCATGTCCGCGACATCTCGCACGAGGACGCAGAAGCGCAGCAGAGCGACGTCGACGCCGTGCTGCGCCAACTCGGCATCAACCCCGACGATAGCGGCCGCATCATCGAGGTCTGGAACAAGATCGACCGTTACGATTCCGAGCAGCGCGAGGAGCTTTTGAACATCGCCGCGCGCCGGCCGGAGGATCATCCGGCGATGCTGGTCTCGGCCGTGTCAGGCGAGGGGATCGACGCGCTGCTGGCCGCGATCGAGGAACGGCTCGCCGCCAAACGCACCACGCTCGATCTCTCCATCGACGCCGCAGATGGCGCCGGCATCTCGTGGCTGCATCGCAATGCCGAAGTGCTGGCCAAGGAACTGCATGAGGGCCGCTTCGACATGACCGTGCGGGTCGACGAGACCAAGCGCGATATCGTGGTCAACCGGTTCGATGCGGTGCCGCGCGTAGCCTGA
- the hfq gene encoding RNA chaperone Hfq, with product MAADRAQNLQDTFLNHVRKTKTPLTIFLVNGVKLQGIVTWFDNFCLLLRRDGHSQLVYKHAISTIMPGAPIQLFEGGEDQPA from the coding sequence ATGGCGGCAGACCGCGCACAAAACCTACAGGACACCTTCCTTAATCACGTTCGCAAAACCAAGACGCCACTGACGATCTTTCTGGTCAACGGAGTGAAGCTCCAGGGCATCGTGACCTGGTTCGACAATTTCTGCTTGCTGCTTCGGCGCGACGGTCACTCGCAGCTTGTCTACAAGCACGCGATCTCGACCATCATGCCGGGCGCTCCGATCCAGTTGTTCGAAGGCGGCGAGGATCAGCCGGCTTGA
- the ntrX gene encoding nitrogen assimilation response regulator NtrX — protein sequence MASEILIVDDEADIRDLVAGILEDEGFVTRTARDSDTALAEIANRRPHLVFLDIWLQGSKLDGLQLLEQVKKDNADLPVVMISGHGNIETAVAAIKRGAYDFIEKPFKADRLILVATRALENSRLKREVKELKQLAPSASQLVGRSPSMNQLRQTIERAAKANSRILIVGPAGAGKELTARTLHTASGRADGPFVVINAAAITPERMEHELFGIEQSNGEQPRKSGALEEAHGGTLFIDEIADMPRETQNKILRVLVEQSFQRVGGTAKVQVDVRIISSTARNLEEEIAAGHFREDLYHRLSVVPIRVPALSERREDIPELIDYFMEQISAGSGLPKRQIGQDAMAVLQSHVWPGNVRQLRNNVERVMILAAGGPEVIITADMLPQDVGSMVPAMPTSNNGEHIMGLPLREAREVFERDYLIAQISRFSGNISRTAEFVGMERSALHRKLKALGVG from the coding sequence ATGGCAAGTGAAATTCTGATTGTCGATGACGAGGCCGATATTCGAGATCTCGTCGCGGGCATTCTCGAAGACGAGGGTTTCGTCACAAGGACCGCGCGCGACAGCGATACGGCGTTGGCCGAGATCGCCAACCGCCGGCCGCATCTGGTGTTCCTCGACATCTGGCTGCAGGGCTCCAAGCTCGACGGCTTGCAGCTTTTGGAGCAGGTCAAGAAGGACAATGCCGATCTGCCGGTGGTGATGATCTCCGGCCACGGCAACATCGAGACCGCGGTCGCCGCGATCAAGCGCGGCGCCTACGACTTCATCGAAAAGCCGTTCAAGGCCGACCGGCTGATCCTGGTCGCCACCCGCGCGCTGGAGAACTCGCGGCTCAAGCGCGAGGTCAAGGAGCTGAAGCAGCTTGCGCCGAGCGCAAGCCAGCTCGTCGGCCGCTCGCCGAGCATGAACCAGCTGCGCCAGACCATCGAGCGCGCGGCGAAAGCCAACAGCCGGATCCTGATCGTCGGCCCCGCCGGCGCCGGCAAGGAATTGACCGCGCGCACGCTGCATACGGCCTCGGGTCGCGCCGATGGCCCGTTCGTCGTCATCAACGCGGCCGCGATCACACCGGAGCGCATGGAGCACGAGCTGTTCGGCATCGAGCAGTCCAACGGCGAGCAGCCGCGCAAGTCCGGCGCGCTCGAGGAAGCCCATGGCGGCACGCTGTTCATCGACGAGATCGCGGACATGCCGCGCGAGACCCAGAACAAGATCCTGCGCGTGCTGGTCGAGCAATCGTTCCAGCGCGTCGGCGGCACCGCCAAGGTGCAGGTCGACGTGCGCATCATCTCCTCGACCGCGCGCAATCTCGAGGAGGAGATCGCGGCCGGTCATTTCCGCGAAGATCTCTATCATCGCCTCTCGGTGGTGCCGATCCGCGTGCCGGCGCTGTCGGAACGGCGCGAGGACATTCCGGAGCTGATCGACTATTTCATGGAGCAGATCTCGGCCGGCAGCGGCCTGCCGAAGCGGCAGATCGGCCAGGACGCGATGGCGGTGCTGCAATCGCATGTCTGGCCGGGCAATGTGCGCCAGCTCCGCAACAACGTTGAAAGAGTCATGATTCTGGCGGCAGGCGGGCCGGAGGTGATCATCACCGCCGACATGCTGCCGCAGGACGTCGGCTCGATGGTGCCGGCGATGCCGACCAGCAACAACGGCGAGCACATCATGGGCCTGCCGCTGCGCGAGGCGCGCGAAGTGTTCGAGCGCGACTATTTGATTGCGCAGATCAGCCGCTTTTCAGGAAATATTTCTCGCACGGCGGAGTTCGTTGGCATGGAACGTTCGGCGCTCCATCGCAAATTGAAGGCGCTTGGCGTCGGCTAG
- a CDS encoding sensor histidine kinase — protein sequence MTSADTSAASFDTAPAEEPRRWSARRWLAPFAVALALASAFLTFLVLTGLTKIEPTPEIVRSFYLINAGTILLLVGIIIRELWQLILARRRGRAAARLHVQIVSLFSIVAVLPAVLVAVVANVTIERGLDRLFSGPTKEVIQNSLTIARAYMQDHAQLIRGDILGMANDIAHARPLYDQDRRSFRELLAASASSRNLPGAMIIDKNTNILEAADTGMRLAYSPPAPDFLSNVNESEPEIAVLPDASFVAAVIRLRAFNDTFLYVARPLDPNVVNQLKQTEVSVAEYAQIESRRLGIQVAFALMFAVIALTILMASVLIGLNFANSLVAPIRRLMNAAHTVSTGDLHVKVPVHQSEGDLAQLGETFNKMTQELRSQRDELVSASDLIDSRRRFIEAVLSSASAGIIGVDTSGSVGILNRSAEKLIGHSEAETLGHPLSDVLPELDEMMKTAREGTQRLVQGQITITRDGQERNLSVRVSAEKNQPHDSYIITLDDITELVSAQRTSAWGDVARRIAHEIKNPLTPIQLSAERIRRKFGKDITETKDKQIFEQCTDTIVRQVDDIRRMVDEFSRFARMPKPVMEGEDVADTVRQAVFLMKVAHPELDIEAEFREDPLRAQFDRRLISQAVTNIVKNATEAIEQVPPEELGKDGGKGRIDVVVSREGEDVLIDVIDNGIGLPKVARSRLLEPYVTTRAKGTGLGLAIVGRVLEDHGGRIELKDASDFRDGQRGAWMRMRFAVSGQAKKAEGAEAAAPAGEIVKETAKEMAKETVTAPETKEPAAETKEPAKMTNDSTKIEASTGS from the coding sequence ATGACCAGCGCAGATACCTCGGCCGCATCCTTTGACACGGCCCCAGCCGAAGAGCCCCGACGCTGGTCGGCGCGGCGCTGGCTGGCGCCGTTTGCGGTGGCGCTGGCGCTGGCGTCGGCCTTCCTGACCTTCCTGGTCCTGACCGGCCTGACCAAGATCGAGCCGACGCCGGAGATTGTCCGTTCGTTTTACCTGATCAATGCAGGAACGATCCTGCTGCTGGTCGGGATCATCATTCGCGAGCTCTGGCAGCTGATCCTGGCGCGCCGGCGGGGAAGGGCGGCGGCACGCCTCCATGTCCAGATCGTCAGCCTGTTCTCGATCGTTGCCGTGCTGCCGGCGGTGCTGGTTGCCGTCGTCGCCAACGTCACCATCGAGCGCGGCCTCGACCGGCTGTTCTCCGGCCCGACCAAGGAAGTGATCCAGAACTCGCTGACGATTGCGCGGGCCTACATGCAGGACCATGCGCAGCTGATCCGCGGCGACATTCTCGGCATGGCCAATGACATCGCCCATGCCAGGCCGCTCTACGACCAGGACCGCCGCTCGTTCCGCGAGCTGCTGGCCGCGAGCGCAAGCTCCCGCAATCTGCCGGGCGCGATGATCATCGACAAGAACACCAACATCCTGGAAGCGGCCGACACCGGGATGCGGCTGGCCTACTCGCCGCCGGCGCCGGACTTCCTCAGCAACGTCAACGAATCCGAGCCCGAGATCGCGGTGCTGCCGGATGCGAGCTTCGTCGCGGCGGTGATCCGCTTGCGCGCCTTCAACGACACCTTCCTCTATGTCGCCCGGCCTCTTGATCCGAATGTGGTCAATCAGCTCAAGCAGACCGAGGTCAGCGTCGCCGAATACGCCCAGATCGAGTCACGGCGGCTCGGCATCCAGGTCGCCTTCGCGCTGATGTTCGCGGTGATCGCGCTGACCATTTTGATGGCCTCGGTGCTGATCGGACTGAACTTCGCCAATTCGCTGGTGGCGCCGATCCGGCGGCTGATGAACGCGGCGCATACGGTCTCGACCGGCGATCTCCATGTCAAAGTGCCCGTGCACCAGTCGGAGGGCGACCTCGCCCAGCTCGGTGAGACCTTCAACAAGATGACGCAGGAATTGCGCAGCCAGCGCGACGAGCTCGTCAGCGCCAGCGACCTCATCGACAGCCGCCGCCGCTTCATCGAGGCGGTGCTGTCCTCGGCCAGCGCCGGCATCATTGGCGTCGATACGTCGGGCAGCGTCGGCATTCTCAACCGCTCTGCCGAGAAGCTGATCGGGCATTCCGAGGCCGAGACGCTCGGCCATCCGCTCTCCGACGTCCTGCCCGAGCTCGACGAGATGATGAAGACGGCGCGGGAAGGGACCCAGCGCCTGGTGCAGGGCCAGATCACGATTACGCGCGACGGCCAGGAGCGCAACCTCTCGGTCCGCGTCAGCGCCGAGAAGAACCAGCCGCACGACAGCTACATCATCACGCTCGACGACATCACCGAGCTGGTCTCGGCACAGCGCACCTCGGCCTGGGGCGACGTTGCCCGCCGCATCGCCCACGAGATCAAGAACCCGCTGACGCCGATCCAGCTCTCGGCCGAGCGCATCCGCCGCAAGTTCGGCAAGGACATCACCGAGACCAAGGACAAGCAGATCTTCGAGCAGTGCACCGACACCATCGTGCGCCAGGTCGACGATATCCGCCGGATGGTCGACGAGTTCTCGCGCTTTGCGCGGATGCCCAAGCCGGTAATGGAGGGCGAGGATGTCGCCGACACCGTGCGGCAGGCGGTGTTCCTGATGAAGGTTGCCCATCCCGAGCTCGATATCGAGGCCGAGTTCAGGGAAGATCCGCTGCGCGCCCAGTTCGACCGGCGGCTGATCTCACAGGCGGTCACCAACATCGTCAAGAACGCCACCGAGGCGATCGAGCAGGTCCCGCCCGAGGAGCTTGGCAAGGACGGTGGCAAGGGCCGCATCGACGTCGTGGTGTCGCGCGAGGGCGAGGACGTGCTGATCGACGTCATCGACAACGGCATCGGCCTGCCCAAGGTGGCGCGCTCGCGACTGCTTGAACCGTACGTCACAACGCGCGCCAAGGGCACCGGCCTGGGCCTGGCGATCGTCGGCCGCGTGCTCGAAGACCATGGCGGCCGCATCGAATTGAAGGACGCCTCCGATTTCCGGGACGGCCAGCGCGGCGCCTGGATGCGGATGCGCTTTGCCGTCTCCGGCCAGGCCAAGAAGGCCGAGGGCGCCGAGGCGGCGGCGCCTGCTGGTGAAATCGTGAAGGAAACGGCCAAGGAAATGGCCAAGGAAACGGTGACGGCGCCGGAAACAAAAGAGCCGGCGGCCGAAACCAAAGAGCCGGCTAAAATGACTAATGATTCAACGAAAATCGAAGCCTCGACAGGCAGCTGA